Proteins from a genomic interval of Staphylococcus debuckii:
- the betB gene encoding betaine-aldehyde dehydrogenase, with amino-acid sequence MELVNHLSRQHFIDGEWVDSANKATRKIINPYNQEVIFEVAEAAPEDAKRAIEAARRAFDEGEYANETSEVKGQKVRAVADKIKENREELAKLETLDTGKTYEESLADMDDIHNVFMYFAGLADKDGGEVINSPIPGTESKVLKEPVGVVTQITPWNYPLLQASWKIAPALATGCSLVMKPSEITPLTTIRVFELMEEVGFPKGVINLILGAGSEVGDVLSGHPDVDLVSFTGGIKTGKHIMKQAADHVTNVALELGGKNPNVIFEDADFELAVDQALNGGYFHAGQVCSAGSRIIVQNSIKDKFEKALIDRVKKIRVGNGFDETTEMGPVISAEHLAKIEGYMDVAKEEGATIATGGKRPERKDLQDGFFFEPTVITDCDTSMRIVQEEVFGPVVTVEGFEDEADAVRLANDSIYGLAGAVFSKDIGKAQRVASRMRMGTVWINDFHPYFAQAPWGGYKQSGIGRELGKEGLEEYLVSKHVLTNYQPEPVNWFQG; translated from the coding sequence ATGGAACTTGTAAACCATTTATCTCGCCAACATTTTATTGACGGCGAATGGGTAGATAGTGCTAATAAAGCAACACGCAAAATTATCAATCCGTACAACCAAGAAGTGATTTTTGAAGTCGCAGAAGCAGCACCTGAAGATGCTAAACGTGCCATCGAGGCTGCAAGACGCGCATTTGATGAAGGCGAATATGCCAATGAAACAAGTGAAGTCAAAGGACAGAAAGTCAGAGCTGTCGCTGATAAGATAAAAGAAAATCGTGAAGAGTTAGCGAAACTTGAAACATTAGATACAGGTAAAACTTACGAAGAATCATTAGCAGATATGGATGATATCCATAACGTATTTATGTATTTTGCAGGACTTGCAGATAAAGACGGCGGTGAAGTGATTAACTCTCCAATTCCAGGAACAGAAAGTAAAGTCTTGAAAGAACCTGTAGGAGTAGTAACACAAATTACACCTTGGAATTATCCGTTATTGCAAGCATCTTGGAAAATCGCACCTGCACTTGCAACAGGTTGCTCACTGGTAATGAAACCAAGTGAAATCACACCGCTTACTACAATTCGTGTTTTCGAATTGATGGAAGAAGTCGGTTTCCCTAAAGGTGTAATCAACTTGATTTTAGGTGCCGGTTCAGAAGTCGGCGACGTATTATCTGGCCATCCAGATGTCGACCTCGTTTCTTTCACAGGCGGTATTAAAACAGGTAAACACATCATGAAACAAGCTGCTGACCATGTTACAAACGTAGCATTAGAACTTGGCGGTAAAAATCCAAACGTTATTTTTGAAGATGCTGACTTTGAGTTAGCAGTCGATCAAGCACTTAACGGCGGTTACTTCCATGCTGGTCAAGTATGCTCAGCAGGTTCACGTATTATCGTGCAAAACAGTATTAAAGATAAATTCGAGAAAGCATTAATTGACCGAGTTAAAAAAATTCGTGTCGGTAATGGTTTTGATGAAACAACTGAAATGGGACCTGTCATTTCTGCGGAACATTTAGCTAAAATTGAAGGCTATATGGATGTCGCTAAAGAAGAAGGCGCGACAATTGCCACAGGAGGCAAGCGTCCAGAACGCAAGGACTTACAAGATGGTTTCTTTTTCGAACCGACAGTCATCACGGACTGTGATACTTCAATGCGTATCGTGCAGGAAGAAGTTTTCGGACCGGTCGTTACGGTTGAAGGCTTTGAAGATGAAGCGGATGCTGTGCGCTTAGCGAATGATTCTATTTATGGACTTGCCGGCGCGGTGTTCTCTAAAGATATCGGCAAAGCGCAACGTGTCGCTAGTCGCATGCGCATGGGTACAGTTTGGATCAACGACTTCCACCCATACTTCGCGCAAGCACCTTGGGGCGGTTATAAACAGTCAGGTATCGGCCGTGAATTAGGAAAAGAAGGCCTTGAAGAGTACCTCGTTTCTAAACATGTCTTAACGAATTATCAACCAGAACCGGTGAATTGGTTCCAAGGTTAA
- the betA gene encoding choline dehydrogenase has product MATSYDYDYIIIGGGSAGSVLGNRLSVNPNNEVLVLEAGRSDYFWDLFIQMPAALMFPSGNRFYDWIYSTNNEQHMGGRQVAHARGKVLGGSSSINGMIYQRGNPMDYEKWGAPEGMSTWDFAHCLPYFKRLEKTFGSTKDDEYRGHHGPIKLKRGPAKNPLFQAFFEAGVQAGYNKTPDVNGFRQEGFGPFDSQVHNGRRVSASRAYLRPAMKRKNLHVKTRSFVTKLNFEGNKVTGVTFKRNGKEHTVTAKEVILSGGAFNTPQLLQLSGIGDPEHLKSLGIEPRINLPGVGENFEDHLEVYIQHAAKQPVSEQPSLNLLRWPWIGMQWIFSRKGPAASNHFEGGGFVRSNDDVKYPNLMFHFLPIAVRYDGQKADTEHGYQVHVGPMYSNSRGHLKIKSKNPFEHPDFTFNYLSTEEDKREWVEAIRVARNILSQPAMDPYNAGEISPGPEVQTDEEILDWVRRDAETALHPSCSAKMGPASDPMAVVDPLTMKVHGMENLRVVDASVMPTTTNGNIHAPVLMIAEKAADIILGNDPMEPEYKDYYQHGVHDKDAGTVK; this is encoded by the coding sequence ATGGCAACATCTTATGATTATGATTACATTATTATCGGCGGCGGAAGTGCTGGATCAGTACTCGGCAACCGTTTAAGCGTTAACCCGAACAATGAAGTATTAGTATTAGAAGCAGGACGCAGCGACTATTTCTGGGATTTATTCATTCAAATGCCCGCTGCATTAATGTTCCCATCAGGCAACCGTTTTTACGACTGGATTTATAGTACCAACAACGAACAACATATGGGAGGACGCCAAGTCGCACATGCGCGTGGTAAAGTGCTAGGCGGATCAAGTTCAATCAACGGAATGATTTATCAACGCGGCAACCCGATGGACTATGAAAAATGGGGTGCGCCTGAAGGTATGAGTACTTGGGATTTCGCGCACTGCTTACCTTACTTTAAAAGATTGGAAAAGACATTCGGTTCGACGAAAGATGATGAATATCGTGGACACCACGGCCCAATCAAACTGAAACGTGGACCAGCGAAGAACCCGCTGTTCCAAGCGTTCTTTGAAGCGGGGGTACAAGCAGGTTATAACAAAACACCGGATGTTAACGGATTCCGACAAGAAGGCTTCGGACCTTTCGACAGCCAAGTGCATAATGGACGTCGTGTTTCTGCGTCACGCGCTTATTTAAGACCTGCAATGAAACGTAAAAACTTACATGTTAAAACACGTTCATTTGTGACTAAGTTAAACTTTGAAGGCAACAAAGTAACAGGCGTAACTTTCAAACGTAATGGTAAAGAACATACCGTGACTGCAAAAGAAGTCATTTTATCAGGTGGCGCATTCAATACACCGCAATTACTACAATTGTCTGGTATTGGTGATCCAGAACACTTGAAATCATTAGGCATCGAGCCACGTATCAACTTGCCAGGTGTCGGTGAAAATTTTGAAGACCATTTAGAAGTGTATATTCAACATGCAGCTAAACAACCAGTCTCTGAACAACCGAGCTTGAATTTATTAAGATGGCCATGGATTGGTATGCAATGGATCTTCAGTCGTAAAGGCCCAGCAGCGTCAAACCACTTTGAAGGCGGTGGCTTTGTCCGCTCAAATGATGACGTGAAATATCCAAACTTGATGTTCCACTTCTTGCCGATTGCAGTACGTTATGATGGTCAGAAAGCCGATACAGAACATGGTTATCAAGTCCACGTTGGACCAATGTACTCTAATTCTCGCGGTCACTTGAAGATTAAATCTAAAAATCCATTCGAACATCCAGACTTTACTTTCAATTATTTATCAACTGAAGAAGATAAACGTGAATGGGTAGAAGCGATTCGTGTAGCACGTAACATCTTATCGCAACCCGCAATGGACCCATATAATGCAGGAGAAATTTCTCCAGGACCTGAAGTACAAACGGACGAAGAAATTTTAGATTGGGTACGTCGTGATGCTGAAACAGCGTTACATCCGTCTTGCAGTGCGAAAATGGGACCAGCTTCTGACCCTATGGCAGTGGTAGATCCATTAACAATGAAAGTACATGGTATGGAAAACCTACGCGTAGTCGATGCGTCAGTCATGCCGACAACAACAAATGGTAATATTCATGCACCAGTCTTAATGATTGCTGAAAAAGCAGCAGATATCATCTTAGGAAATGACCCTATGGAACCAGAATACAAAGATTATTATCAACATGGCGTGCATGATAAAGATGCAGGCACAGTAAAATAA
- a CDS encoding CDP-glycerol glycerophosphotransferase family protein has protein sequence MKKVIIFQEQNTLYIDFREFEKRILGVYIKDETKEIKLEKSNNQYKIDLEKIAKIFENQKNDKVSLMIKQYRGKLEIQRKLNIYEMNISIIGLEGVKGNNLTLFPYITKSGFFHFSFVDNLPRQTYFSRRHIDKLVIKSNKVLVEGKFTLHNSTLEDANLVICTRLSSEETKLRMQTSYIGFNKLLLTKAYSYKVEFYKQLEEFLHYKFNKEDIVDIYLELQTKEYRQPIRIKLGNPRILVERFLKGKITIRDNNEVITAVPYFTMKGRNLSFRINRISQESFKAYNSAVHNRRMPNSKKDIWVIGEKYYKAQDNGYHFFKYLRNNHPEINAYYVIDKESAEARNVKPLGNIIDFQSPEHYEIMPKAKYICTTHHPELIFPTQSEEYVKKVNGTRIFLQHGVLGTKNLTNINGKQLKDFNVDMFITSSDREKQIVVRDLKFDDYQAKVTGLSRFDSLFDDNTPNKNQILIIPTWRDWITNIDALKVSDYLQRFNELLNSDSLEKLNQKGMSIAFCLHPNMQPYIDLFDVPEFINTIKQGDVEVQELIKESALMITDYSSVGFDFSFLEKPVIYYQFDRDRFIGRSPSHLDIERELPGIIVNSLDTLEKTLMEFEQNNFEIGHQLLERINNFNPFRDTNNSERIFNEIINFKKENRIKDTIKYDILSQHLFKRFRKSKYYFKTMKLYNNIAATYGKVDSNLIVFESNVGKSVSDSPKEIYDELKKRNHNYKIVWVNNSIYPFDDNKVVSVKRLSPSYYRYLSKAKFWINNQNFPHYIKKNKNTTYIQTWHGTPLKRMINDLEDVKGRDEGYKERVNNAISRWDYLISPSPYATEHFKSAFNYSKEILEVGYPRNDIFHKKNGNEIENKKRIIKQKLGIQDDRKVILYAPTFRDDEVSVAKKHTISLKLDLKKMQKELGDEYILLLRPHIIISNALHIDQSLSDFVINTSKYNEISDLYLISDICITDYSSVMFDFANTKKPLLFFTYDFDHYRDNLRGFYMDFEKEAPGPLLRNNTELINSIKHISEYPSKYEEKYQEFYQKYCTYEQGNASEIIVDSFFDKID, from the coding sequence TTGAAAAAAGTCATAATTTTTCAAGAGCAAAACACATTGTATATTGACTTTCGTGAATTTGAAAAAAGAATATTAGGTGTTTATATAAAAGACGAGACTAAAGAAATAAAATTAGAAAAATCGAATAACCAATACAAAATTGATTTGGAAAAAATAGCCAAAATATTTGAGAATCAAAAAAATGATAAAGTGAGTTTAATGATTAAACAATATCGTGGCAAACTAGAAATTCAAAGAAAATTAAATATTTATGAGATGAATATTTCTATAATAGGATTAGAAGGAGTTAAAGGTAATAATTTAACACTGTTTCCTTATATTACTAAAAGCGGATTTTTCCATTTTTCATTCGTTGATAATTTACCTAGACAAACTTATTTTTCGAGAAGACATATTGATAAACTAGTAATTAAATCTAATAAAGTATTAGTCGAAGGTAAATTTACTTTGCATAATTCTACTTTAGAGGATGCTAATTTAGTTATCTGTACTCGTTTATCTAGTGAAGAAACAAAACTAAGAATGCAAACTAGTTATATAGGATTTAATAAATTATTGTTAACCAAGGCCTATAGCTATAAAGTTGAATTCTATAAGCAACTTGAAGAATTTTTACATTATAAATTTAACAAAGAAGATATAGTTGATATTTATTTAGAGCTTCAAACCAAAGAGTATAGACAACCAATAAGAATAAAGCTAGGCAACCCTAGAATATTAGTTGAACGATTTTTGAAAGGAAAAATAACCATACGAGATAATAATGAAGTTATTACAGCCGTTCCTTATTTTACTATGAAAGGAAGAAATCTATCCTTCCGAATTAATCGCATCAGTCAAGAAAGTTTTAAAGCTTATAATTCAGCTGTTCATAATAGAAGAATGCCAAATTCTAAAAAAGATATTTGGGTTATTGGAGAAAAATATTATAAAGCACAAGATAACGGTTACCATTTCTTTAAATATTTAAGAAATAATCATCCTGAAATCAATGCTTACTATGTTATTGACAAAGAGTCGGCAGAAGCTCGAAATGTAAAACCTTTAGGTAATATTATTGATTTTCAATCACCTGAGCATTACGAAATAATGCCTAAAGCTAAATACATTTGTACTACACACCATCCGGAATTGATATTCCCTACACAAAGTGAAGAGTATGTAAAAAAAGTTAATGGCACAAGAATATTTTTACAGCACGGAGTCTTAGGAACAAAGAATTTAACTAATATAAATGGAAAACAACTCAAGGATTTCAACGTTGATATGTTTATTACAAGTTCAGATAGAGAGAAACAAATCGTAGTGAGAGATTTAAAATTTGATGATTATCAAGCTAAAGTCACTGGACTTTCAAGGTTTGATAGTTTATTTGACGACAATACACCAAATAAAAATCAAATTCTTATTATACCTACTTGGCGTGATTGGATTACTAATATAGATGCTTTAAAAGTCTCAGATTACTTGCAAAGATTTAATGAGTTACTCAACAGCGATTCTCTAGAAAAATTAAATCAAAAAGGAATGAGTATTGCTTTTTGTCTTCATCCAAACATGCAACCATATATTGATTTGTTTGATGTGCCTGAATTTATTAATACAATTAAACAAGGCGATGTGGAAGTGCAAGAATTGATTAAAGAAAGCGCTTTGATGATTACTGATTATTCAAGTGTAGGTTTTGATTTCAGCTTTTTAGAAAAACCAGTAATTTACTACCAATTTGACAGAGACCGCTTCATAGGTCGATCTCCTTCTCATTTAGATATTGAAAGAGAGTTACCAGGTATTATTGTTAATAGTTTGGATACACTAGAAAAAACATTAATGGAATTTGAACAAAACAACTTTGAAATTGGACATCAGCTCTTAGAAAGAATAAATAATTTTAATCCGTTCAGAGACACAAATAATTCTGAAAGAATTTTTAATGAAATTATCAATTTTAAGAAAGAAAACCGAATTAAAGATACTATTAAATATGATATTTTATCTCAGCACTTGTTTAAGCGTTTCAGAAAGAGCAAATATTATTTCAAAACAATGAAATTGTACAATAATATTGCTGCAACATACGGGAAGGTAGATTCTAATTTAATTGTTTTTGAAAGTAATGTTGGAAAATCAGTAAGTGATAGTCCTAAAGAAATATATGATGAATTGAAGAAAAGAAATCATAACTACAAAATTGTTTGGGTAAATAATTCTATTTATCCTTTTGACGACAATAAAGTGGTATCCGTAAAAAGATTAAGTCCTTCATACTATAGATATTTATCTAAAGCTAAGTTTTGGATAAATAACCAAAATTTCCCTCATTATATTAAAAAGAATAAAAACACTACTTATATACAAACTTGGCATGGAACACCGTTAAAAAGAATGATTAATGATTTAGAAGATGTAAAAGGCAGAGACGAAGGTTATAAAGAAAGGGTAAATAATGCGATAAGCAGATGGGATTATTTAATCTCTCCAAGTCCTTACGCTACTGAACATTTTAAGTCGGCATTCAATTATTCAAAAGAAATTTTAGAAGTCGGTTATCCTAGAAATGATATATTCCATAAGAAAAATGGAAATGAAATAGAAAACAAGAAGAGAATAATTAAACAAAAATTAGGTATACAAGATGATCGTAAAGTAATACTTTATGCACCAACTTTCAGAGATGATGAAGTAAGTGTTGCAAAAAAACACACAATCAGTTTGAAGCTTGATTTGAAAAAAATGCAGAAAGAGCTAGGGGATGAATATATTTTGTTATTACGTCCTCATATTATCATTAGTAATGCTTTACACATCGATCAATCATTATCTGATTTTGTTATCAACACAAGTAAATATAATGAAATTAGTGACTTATATTTAATTAGTGATATATGTATTACTGACTATTCTTCTGTTATGTTTGATTTTGCTAATACTAAGAAACCATTATTATTCTTTACTTATGACTTCGATCATTACAGAGATAACTTACGTGGATTTTATATGGATTTTGAAAAAGAAGCACCTGGTCCGTTGCTAAGAAACAACACTGAGTTAATTAATAGTATCAAGCATATAAGTGAATACCCTTCTAAGTATGAAGAAAAATATCAGGAATTTTATCAGAAATATTGCACTTATGAACAAGGTAATGCTTCAGAGATAATTGTGGATAGTTTCTTTGATAAAATAGATTGA
- a CDS encoding DegT/DnrJ/EryC1/StrS family aminotransferase, whose product MQIPFSPPQISEDAIDSVVETLRSGWITTGPKTKQFEDALTEYMGTQGTVCMNSATAALEMTLRLLGIGPGDEVITSAYTYTASASVIDHVGAQIVLVDTQKDSLEMDYAQLEEKITENTKAIIPVDIAGQLCDYEKIFEIAENKQALFSTENEIHQKLNRIAVIDDGAHSFGAKKGELRSGRFADFTTFSFHAVKNLTTAEGGAVTWTEDYAKYGIDIAKRFKTSILHGQSKDAFSKMQKGNWEYDIEALGYKFNMTDINAAIGLDQLDKYEENLKRRKEIVKLYEAHLNPELLTTLKHFDNDKESSCHLFLTWIKGASEEQRNQIITRLAEEGIASNVHYKPLPMFTAYQNYGFDIKDYPNAYAHYKNELSLPLYPQLTDEEVEYIVKHVNQAANEVLI is encoded by the coding sequence ATGCAAATACCATTTAGTCCGCCACAAATCTCTGAAGACGCTATTGATAGCGTAGTGGAAACATTAAGAAGCGGTTGGATCACAACTGGACCAAAGACCAAACAATTTGAAGATGCTTTAACAGAATACATGGGTACGCAAGGTACGGTGTGCATGAATTCAGCTACTGCAGCTTTAGAAATGACTTTGCGATTATTAGGCATCGGACCTGGAGATGAGGTTATTACTTCTGCCTATACATACACAGCTTCCGCTTCAGTCATTGATCATGTCGGCGCCCAAATCGTATTAGTCGATACGCAGAAGGATTCTCTTGAAATGGACTATGCACAATTAGAAGAAAAGATTACAGAAAATACGAAAGCGATTATTCCTGTAGATATTGCTGGTCAATTGTGTGATTATGAAAAGATTTTTGAAATTGCGGAAAATAAGCAAGCATTATTTTCAACTGAAAATGAAATCCATCAAAAATTGAATCGAATCGCGGTCATTGATGACGGGGCGCATTCATTCGGTGCTAAGAAAGGTGAGTTGCGAAGCGGTCGTTTTGCAGACTTCACAACTTTCTCGTTCCATGCAGTTAAAAATTTAACGACTGCAGAAGGTGGCGCGGTAACTTGGACAGAAGATTATGCCAAGTATGGTATTGATATCGCTAAAAGATTTAAAACTTCTATTTTACACGGCCAAAGCAAAGATGCATTTTCTAAAATGCAAAAAGGAAATTGGGAATATGACATTGAAGCGTTAGGCTATAAATTCAATATGACGGATATCAACGCGGCCATCGGATTGGATCAATTAGATAAGTACGAAGAGAACTTGAAACGTCGCAAAGAAATCGTGAAGCTATATGAAGCACATTTAAATCCTGAATTATTAACTACTTTGAAACACTTTGATAATGACAAGGAATCAAGTTGTCACTTATTCCTAACATGGATTAAAGGAGCTTCAGAAGAACAACGTAATCAAATTATCACACGTCTAGCTGAAGAAGGCATTGCGTCTAATGTACATTACAAACCGCTTCCGATGTTCACGGCATATCAAAATTACGGTTTTGATATCAAAGATTATCCTAATGCTTATGCGCATTATAAAAATGAATTATCGTTACCTTTATATCCTCAACTCACTGACGAAGAAGTAGAATACATCGTAAAACATGTGAATCAAGCAGCAAATGAGGTTTTAATATGA
- a CDS encoding ATP-grasp domain-containing protein, translated as MKKILILGVAPVQAEAIEKLNDMGYETYALAMKKDGPGADAAQHFAEINIIDETAVAEYIRENKIDAVYSVGSDLAMPVANKLSEELDLPHFVSYETAYACNHKDDMRNRTKGITGSVPFEITQDANHKTAIEYPVFVKPTDGQGQRGISLVETEAELPAAIERAVDHSREGAAIIERYIEGYEISVNGYVVDGQLQFTLVSMRETWPQHPGLIHKHVIDPETKFPMASIEAAIQAHLETLHIDNGPVYAQVKVMNDEAFIIEITPRFDGCHMHKLIQYYNEDDLLGKTFKHLLEGEKPSFTNQKEVHPVVLEFMCEVPNQTIDYQQFETPEGTVESYRYYSQGDMIRPVNGVYDKVGFFIYPLKKEEN; from the coding sequence ATGAAGAAAATATTAATTTTAGGTGTAGCGCCCGTGCAAGCAGAAGCTATTGAAAAATTGAATGATATGGGATATGAAACCTATGCGCTTGCAATGAAGAAAGACGGACCAGGCGCGGATGCAGCTCAGCACTTTGCAGAAATTAATATTATAGATGAAACGGCAGTAGCTGAATATATCCGAGAAAATAAAATTGACGCTGTATATTCTGTCGGCTCGGATTTAGCTATGCCTGTAGCTAATAAATTATCTGAAGAACTAGATTTGCCGCACTTTGTAAGTTATGAAACTGCCTATGCATGTAATCATAAAGATGACATGCGTAATCGGACGAAAGGCATCACAGGTTCTGTCCCTTTTGAAATTACTCAAGATGCCAACCATAAAACAGCAATTGAGTATCCGGTTTTCGTAAAACCTACAGACGGACAAGGGCAACGCGGTATTTCTTTAGTAGAAACAGAAGCGGAATTACCTGCAGCAATCGAAAGAGCTGTAGATCATTCAAGAGAAGGCGCTGCGATTATTGAACGCTATATAGAAGGTTATGAAATCAGTGTGAATGGTTACGTAGTAGACGGCCAGCTGCAATTCACACTCGTTTCCATGCGTGAAACATGGCCGCAACACCCAGGTCTTATTCATAAGCATGTGATTGATCCAGAAACCAAGTTTCCTATGGCATCAATCGAAGCTGCCATCCAAGCACATTTAGAAACCTTGCATATCGATAATGGGCCAGTTTACGCGCAAGTGAAAGTGATGAATGATGAAGCTTTTATTATTGAAATTACACCGCGATTTGATGGGTGTCATATGCACAAATTAATTCAATACTACAATGAAGATGATTTACTGGGAAAAACATTCAAACACCTTTTAGAAGGTGAAAAACCTTCATTTACAAATCAAAAAGAAGTACACCCAGTTGTTTTAGAATTTATGTGTGAGGTTCCTAATCAGACCATCGATTATCAACAGTTTGAAACACCTGAGGGCACAGTAGAATCCTATCGTTATTACAGCCAAGGTGATATGATTCGTCCAGTCAATGGTGTTTATGATAAAGTCGGCTTCTTTATTTATCCTTTAAAAAAGGAGGAAAACTAA
- a CDS encoding NAD-dependent epimerase/dehydratase family protein encodes MAFRITGGTGLLGRYFTELLEEHNEEYTVLSRQAAHLEQHPQRIQTDYSQASLEMIFQEGDIIVHLAGGRGPKKEISAYTSELQLAQNIFDAAAAKKCKKVIVASSISVYSETETLPWQENAASEAMPKSLYGLNKRYIEMLADYYTVHFGLDITCLRFSHLFGANEQNNYMINYFMRLAYLNQPLTVMGASNVKREFLYAKDAAQAIWQASQQETKALILNVKGSETLTNLEVAEQINTAFANQAPIERKDEDVKDFFAPSYMNGTRAEAAIAYTPQYAFGEALQEIYHEMELHDDEIPEKY; translated from the coding sequence ATGGCCTTTCGAATCACAGGAGGAACAGGTCTTTTAGGTCGTTACTTTACTGAATTGTTAGAAGAGCATAATGAAGAATATACAGTGCTGTCACGCCAAGCCGCTCATCTTGAACAACATCCTCAACGCATCCAGACTGATTACTCTCAAGCATCTTTAGAAATGATTTTTCAAGAGGGTGACATTATTGTTCACTTAGCAGGTGGCAGGGGGCCGAAGAAAGAAATCAGCGCTTATACTTCAGAATTGCAGCTGGCGCAAAATATTTTTGATGCGGCAGCTGCCAAAAAGTGCAAGAAAGTGATTGTGGCTTCTTCTATCTCTGTCTATTCAGAAACTGAAACTTTGCCATGGCAGGAAAACGCCGCAAGCGAAGCGATGCCCAAGTCATTATACGGTTTGAATAAAAGATATATTGAAATGTTGGCAGATTATTACACAGTACATTTCGGTTTGGATATCACTTGTTTACGCTTTTCACATTTATTCGGCGCTAACGAGCAAAATAATTACATGATTAATTATTTTATGCGCTTAGCGTACTTAAACCAACCACTCACAGTGATGGGGGCGAGCAATGTGAAACGAGAATTTCTGTATGCTAAAGATGCTGCACAAGCGATTTGGCAGGCGAGTCAGCAGGAAACGAAAGCCTTGATTTTAAATGTCAAAGGCAGTGAAACATTGACCAACCTCGAAGTGGCTGAACAGATCAACACAGCGTTTGCTAACCAGGCACCGATTGAACGCAAAGATGAAGATGTCAAAGATTTCTTTGCGCCTTCTTATATGAATGGTACGCGAGCTGAAGCAGCCATAGCTTATACACCACAATATGCTTTTGGCGAAGCCTTGCAAGAAATTTATCACGAAATGGAGCTACATGATGATGAAATACCAGAAAAATATTAA
- a CDS encoding sugar transferase, whose protein sequence is MKYQKNIKRVLDVVLFIALLPILLLVALPVGLAIKAEDRGSILYNGKRLGAGMLPFKMHKFRTMKENAADIRNEDGSTFNSDNDPRVTRIGSFLRKSSIDELPQLLNVLKGDMSFVGPRPSPLGNEERYPDYYIEKFHVKPGITGLTQALLRNSASMEERMRLDAFYAQNVGFKMDAFIIYKTIATVLLQKNINQK, encoded by the coding sequence ATGAAATACCAGAAAAATATTAAACGTGTATTAGATGTAGTGTTGTTTATCGCATTATTGCCGATACTCTTATTAGTAGCTTTGCCGGTCGGTCTGGCAATTAAAGCAGAAGACCGTGGAAGCATTCTTTATAACGGGAAACGCCTTGGAGCAGGCATGCTCCCATTTAAGATGCATAAGTTCAGAACTATGAAAGAAAACGCAGCAGATATCCGTAATGAAGACGGTAGTACATTTAACAGTGACAATGATCCACGTGTTACACGTATTGGCAGCTTTTTAAGAAAATCCAGTATAGATGAATTGCCTCAGCTCTTAAATGTCTTAAAAGGAGATATGAGTTTTGTTGGGCCACGTCCAAGCCCGCTAGGCAATGAAGAGCGTTATCCTGATTATTATATTGAGAAGTTTCATGTGAAACCAGGCATTACAGGCTTGACGCAAGCATTGCTCAGAAATAGTGCTTCGATGGAAGAACGTATGCGTTTAGATGCATTTTATGCACAAAATGTCGGCTTTAAAATGGATGCATTTATTATTTATAAAACAATAGCTACAGTCTTGTTGCAAAAAAATATCAATCAGAAATAG